The window CAGATTTTGAGAGATGGATCCTACTTGCAAGGGAAGTCGAGCCACTATTTGGTCCTATGGCCGAGGAATTGGACTTTCAAGAAGCTCTAAGGCACGCGATTTCTTCAAGCACTGCATTTTGCATCTATTCAGAACCGAATGGAGACAACAAGAAATTAATTGGTGGCGTTGTAATATCTAAAGAAAAAAATGAAATAGCATGGCTCGCAGTATCACAACAATATCGTGGAAATGGATGCGGTCGAAAGTTGATCGAATTCGCTATTAGTAAGCTGAAT of the Fibrobacter sp. genome contains:
- a CDS encoding GNAT family N-acetyltransferase, with the translated sequence MEVVRSQETDFERWILLAREVEPLFGPMAEELDFQEALRHAISSSTAFCIYSEPNGDNKKLIGGVVISKEKNEIAWLAVSQQYRGNGCGRKLIEFAISKLNQQKNISVQTFDKSVHEGKSARNLYLDFGFSDVQDGGINPAGILTVIMQLEALNTI